A portion of the Hyalangium minutum genome contains these proteins:
- the mutL gene encoding DNA mismatch repair endonuclease MutL, with product MSRIARLSNDLINKIAAGEVVERPASVVKELVENSLDAGAHTVQVSLEGGGLQRMVISDDGHGMGREDAVLCLERHATSKLRELDDLQNLGSKGFRGEAIPAIAAVSRFTLHTAEPGAEVGTRVTVEGGSPPVVEDAPPRPGTVISVEDLFYNTPARLKFMRRAETELKHVEEAVIRIALAHPDVSFLVEHGGLPLFTSPACPDDPTERIAAALGADVHPHLFPVEERRLGVTVLGFVASPEYTLPTARGIYTFVNQRYVRDRGLISSIQRAYQEYLPSGRQPLVVLYLDVDPHTVDVNVHPQKLEVRFSDGRGVYDAVLAAIVRTLRAAPWLGSGAPEAVDPQRQAAHYAQAVERFLTRAQEAVWGGPMPLPTAADAPSMGAPLSAGTPPPPVPMGRAPSFGMALPQLNEAPPPGYFGALKPMGVLGDRFQVCEGPGGTLVVLDRHAALERARLMDFHHILEEGKGPTPSLFGTTVELPLPIAKALMGGRDALARLGLDVEPFGGTSFALKSVPPGLEGVDPRALLEALAQALPPAGASLDAVELAEALRVMACHAAQVSAEKLTDAQLRALLGELDRADFHPTCRHGTVVVLEMPLLELERRAR from the coding sequence ATGTCCCGCATTGCTCGACTCAGCAACGACCTCATCAACAAGATCGCCGCCGGCGAGGTGGTGGAGCGGCCGGCCTCCGTCGTGAAGGAGCTGGTGGAGAACTCGCTCGACGCGGGGGCGCACACCGTGCAGGTGTCCCTGGAGGGTGGAGGTCTGCAGCGCATGGTCATCTCCGATGATGGCCACGGTATGGGGCGCGAGGACGCGGTGCTCTGCCTGGAGCGTCACGCCACCAGCAAGCTTCGAGAACTGGACGATCTGCAGAACCTCGGCAGCAAGGGCTTCCGAGGGGAGGCCATTCCGGCCATCGCCGCCGTGTCGCGCTTCACCCTGCACACCGCCGAGCCGGGAGCGGAGGTGGGCACCCGGGTGACGGTGGAAGGAGGCAGTCCGCCGGTGGTGGAGGACGCACCGCCCCGGCCGGGCACGGTGATCTCGGTCGAGGACCTCTTCTACAACACGCCCGCGCGGCTGAAGTTCATGCGCCGGGCGGAGACGGAGCTGAAGCACGTGGAGGAGGCGGTCATCCGGATCGCCCTGGCGCACCCGGACGTGTCGTTCCTGGTCGAGCACGGCGGGCTGCCGCTCTTCACCAGTCCGGCGTGCCCGGACGATCCCACCGAGCGGATCGCCGCCGCGCTCGGGGCCGACGTGCACCCGCACCTGTTCCCCGTGGAGGAGCGTCGGCTGGGCGTCACCGTGCTGGGCTTCGTGGCCTCGCCCGAGTACACGCTGCCCACGGCGCGCGGCATCTACACCTTCGTCAACCAGCGCTACGTGCGGGACCGAGGCCTCATCTCCTCCATCCAGCGCGCCTATCAGGAGTACCTGCCGTCCGGACGCCAGCCGCTCGTGGTGCTCTACCTGGACGTGGATCCCCACACCGTGGACGTGAACGTGCACCCGCAGAAGCTGGAGGTGCGCTTCTCCGACGGCCGCGGTGTGTATGACGCCGTGCTCGCGGCCATCGTTCGCACGCTCCGTGCCGCTCCGTGGCTCGGTTCCGGCGCGCCCGAGGCCGTCGATCCGCAGCGGCAGGCTGCACACTATGCCCAGGCCGTGGAGCGCTTCCTCACCCGGGCGCAGGAGGCGGTCTGGGGTGGCCCGATGCCCCTGCCCACGGCTGCGGATGCTCCCTCGATGGGGGCGCCTCTCTCTGCTGGTACGCCACCGCCTCCCGTGCCCATGGGCCGGGCCCCGTCCTTTGGCATGGCCCTGCCGCAGCTCAACGAGGCGCCACCGCCCGGTTACTTCGGAGCGCTGAAGCCCATGGGGGTGCTCGGCGATCGCTTCCAGGTGTGCGAGGGCCCGGGTGGCACGCTCGTGGTGCTGGACCGGCACGCGGCCCTGGAGCGGGCCCGGCTGATGGACTTCCATCACATCCTGGAGGAGGGGAAGGGCCCTACGCCCTCGCTCTTCGGCACCACGGTGGAGCTGCCCCTGCCCATCGCCAAGGCGCTCATGGGAGGCCGTGACGCGCTGGCGCGGCTGGGGCTGGACGTGGAGCCCTTCGGCGGAACGAGCTTTGCGCTCAAGTCCGTGCCTCCGGGCCTCGAAGGCGTGGACCCTCGCGCGCTCCTGGAGGCGCTGGCCCAGGCGCTGCCTCCGGCGGGGGCCTCGCTGGACGCGGTGGAGCTGGCTGAGGCGCTCCGGGTCATGGCCTGCCATGCCGCCCAGGTCTCCGCGGAGAAGCTGACGGACGCCCAGCTGCGAGCCCTGCTCGGAGAGCTGGACCGGGCGGACTTTCACCCCACGTGCCGCCACGGCACCGTGGTCGTACTGGAGATGCCCCTGCTGGAGCTGGAGCGCCGGGCGCGCTGA
- a CDS encoding 6-phosphofructokinase gives MPQPLRLGVLTGGGDCPGLNALIRGLVKRGVHEFGHTFVGIENGYMGLVEPDLTRPLTEEDTRGILPKGGTILGTSNKANPFEYAFKKEDGTWGVKDVSDEVLRRAEELKLDGLVAIGGDGTLTIGHQLSEKGLRVVGCPKTIDNDLSGTDQTFGFDTARGICTEAIDRLHSTAEAHDRVMVVEIMGRHAGFLTLDSGIAGGADVILIPEIPYRIEPIVEKIRRRGRRKRSFSIIAIAEGAYPVGGTLAVAEQAEDIPGRGVVRLGGAGKVCADLLARHIEAEIRVTVLGHLQRGGTPSAADRVLATLYGCKVLDLVRDGEWDHMVALRQGKIVTVPLSESRKERRVNPNGEEVRFAKSMGISFGD, from the coding sequence ATGCCCCAACCCCTGCGACTCGGAGTCCTCACCGGTGGAGGCGACTGCCCCGGGCTCAATGCGCTCATCCGCGGCTTGGTGAAGCGGGGCGTTCACGAGTTCGGCCACACCTTCGTCGGCATCGAGAACGGCTACATGGGCCTGGTCGAGCCCGACCTCACCCGCCCCCTCACCGAGGAGGACACCCGCGGCATCCTCCCCAAGGGCGGCACCATCCTCGGTACCTCCAACAAGGCCAACCCCTTCGAGTACGCCTTCAAAAAAGAGGATGGCACGTGGGGGGTGAAGGATGTCTCCGATGAAGTGCTCCGCCGAGCCGAGGAGCTGAAGCTCGACGGTCTGGTTGCCATCGGCGGGGACGGCACGCTGACGATCGGCCACCAGCTCTCCGAGAAGGGCCTGCGCGTGGTCGGCTGCCCGAAGACCATCGACAACGATCTGTCCGGCACGGACCAGACGTTCGGCTTCGACACCGCGCGCGGCATCTGCACCGAGGCCATCGACCGGCTGCACTCCACCGCCGAGGCCCATGACCGCGTCATGGTGGTGGAGATCATGGGCCGCCACGCGGGCTTCCTCACGCTGGACAGCGGCATCGCCGGCGGCGCGGACGTCATCCTCATCCCGGAAATCCCCTACCGGATCGAGCCCATCGTGGAGAAGATCCGCCGCCGGGGCCGCCGCAAGCGCAGCTTCTCCATCATCGCCATCGCCGAGGGCGCCTACCCCGTCGGCGGCACGCTGGCCGTGGCCGAGCAGGCCGAGGACATCCCCGGCCGGGGCGTGGTGCGGCTGGGCGGCGCGGGCAAGGTGTGCGCGGACCTGCTGGCCCGCCACATCGAGGCGGAGATCCGCGTCACCGTGCTGGGCCACCTGCAGCGCGGCGGCACGCCCTCGGCGGCGGACCGGGTGCTGGCCACGCTCTACGGCTGCAAGGTGCTGGATCTGGTGCGTGATGGTGAATGGGACCACATGGTCGCGCTGCGCCAGGGGAAGATCGTCACCGTGCCGCTGAGCGAGTCGCGCAAGGAGCGCCGGGTCAATCCGAACGGCGAAGAGGTACGCTTCGCCAAGAGCATGGGCATCAGCTTCGGGGACTGA
- a CDS encoding outer membrane protein assembly factor BamD, which yields MAAETKPVEVEKELTEIRKEVIEARNLVIKTDNLLKNLHAEVKTVGKRHEDFQRRQWISSGVAYALFAILAVGGAFMVANARNSTAGAERERLEKSVADLSSQLEKQRAELSANQSAQRAAADVYKLMTTLPGDERLKGIDALLKLDTSRLSALERQALNDRAVLLRKEIGDAALERGKAAFRRNEMRAATEDLARFMAMNPTEADALDASFFLGAAYNSINQHDKAWPLLARFVDGDKKSKTRDYAMVLLAQSYQETNQLDKALATIRDAIGNYPASQYMGAMKARLNSAKRQAGLITDTPAAPGAAAPAPATAAPAAAATPAPAPAAPAPTPAPAQ from the coding sequence ATGGCAGCTGAGACCAAGCCAGTCGAAGTCGAGAAGGAGCTGACGGAGATCCGCAAGGAGGTGATCGAGGCGCGCAACCTCGTCATCAAGACGGACAACCTCCTGAAGAACCTGCATGCGGAGGTGAAGACCGTTGGCAAGCGCCATGAGGACTTCCAGCGCCGGCAGTGGATCTCCTCGGGCGTGGCCTACGCGCTGTTCGCCATCCTGGCCGTGGGCGGTGCTTTCATGGTCGCCAACGCGCGCAACTCCACCGCGGGCGCCGAGCGCGAGCGCCTGGAGAAGTCCGTGGCTGACCTGAGCTCGCAGCTGGAGAAGCAGCGCGCGGAGCTGTCCGCCAACCAGAGCGCCCAGCGCGCCGCCGCGGACGTCTACAAGCTGATGACCACGCTGCCGGGTGACGAGCGCCTCAAGGGCATCGACGCGCTGTTGAAGCTGGACACCTCGCGGCTGTCCGCGCTGGAGCGACAGGCGCTCAATGACCGCGCGGTGCTGCTGCGCAAGGAGATCGGCGACGCCGCCCTCGAGCGCGGCAAGGCCGCCTTCCGCCGCAACGAGATGAGGGCCGCGACCGAGGATCTGGCCCGCTTCATGGCGATGAACCCCACCGAGGCGGACGCGCTGGACGCTTCCTTCTTCCTGGGCGCCGCGTACAACAGCATCAACCAGCACGACAAGGCGTGGCCGCTGCTGGCCCGCTTCGTGGATGGCGACAAGAAGTCCAAGACGCGTGACTACGCCATGGTGCTGCTGGCCCAGTCGTACCAGGAGACCAACCAGCTGGATAAGGCGCTGGCCACCATCCGCGACGCCATCGGCAACTACCCGGCCAGCCAGTACATGGGCGCCATGAAGGCGCGCCTGAACTCGGCCAAGCGCCAGGCCGGCCTGATCACCGATACCCCTGCGGCTCCGGGCGCGGCGGCTCCGGCTCCGGCCACGGCGGCTCCGGCGGCGGCGGCCACCCCGGCTCCGGCCCCCGCGGCTCCGGCTCCGACGCCCGCTCCGGCTCAGTAG
- a CDS encoding carboxypeptidase regulatory-like domain-containing protein, which yields MSRMSPPLRALLALAVTSSACAYLPDDPKESTLVCRNDSECGEGEVCFLDGCGNPGQFIFVEVTPNPKAGLHPQDFPVENLRPQQNLELFGRATLQGEVRRESLMPSPESSTVAYSSPIFVRATGESLLIPGVTRLYKTNLVPDNGRFELSVGSGRYTVTLTAEDPQVPPVSESRAVNPGQAVPLQFLLPASTAVTRLAGKVVRQGTTLVDADLEVQALDDSLRPLSQRVPVVRSSGEFLLALSPLAAKLEHVLVQVTVPRADTLVPQKTFTVDPRPGVTAPLELGDYGEGVTVQGLVVNREKLPVANASVYLQGKVGGGGEFRSRSATTDANGRFELLSLPSHPDTPLTLYAVPPASTPAGLILVSTAIPRGGITLQDIVCPDKIVASGTLMRPEGLPAAGVRVVAEPVGEVTGWPRPAVNTEAESATDEDGRYRLRLDPGEYRFDFIPAENLPRVSRFVTVLPSVDLEVAPFTLSKGRRITGRVKLSEPDLSNPTSAAAYAFIRFFRVVNVEGKPTAVLLAQAVADSAGSYAATLPTR from the coding sequence ATGAGCCGCATGAGCCCCCCCCTGCGTGCGCTGCTGGCGCTGGCCGTGACCAGCTCCGCCTGCGCCTACCTGCCGGACGATCCCAAGGAGAGCACGCTCGTCTGCCGCAACGACTCGGAGTGCGGCGAGGGCGAGGTGTGCTTCCTGGACGGGTGCGGAAACCCGGGCCAGTTCATCTTCGTGGAGGTGACGCCCAACCCGAAGGCAGGCCTGCACCCGCAGGACTTTCCCGTGGAGAACCTGCGGCCCCAGCAGAACCTGGAGCTCTTCGGGCGCGCCACCCTCCAGGGCGAGGTGCGCCGCGAGTCGCTGATGCCGAGCCCGGAGAGCAGCACCGTCGCGTACTCGAGCCCCATCTTCGTGCGCGCCACGGGCGAGAGCCTGCTCATCCCCGGCGTGACGCGCCTCTACAAGACGAACCTCGTGCCCGACAACGGCCGCTTTGAGCTCTCGGTGGGCTCGGGCCGCTACACGGTGACGCTGACGGCCGAGGATCCCCAAGTCCCCCCGGTGTCGGAGTCCCGCGCGGTGAATCCCGGCCAGGCGGTGCCGCTCCAGTTCCTGCTGCCTGCCTCCACCGCCGTCACCCGGCTGGCCGGCAAGGTGGTGCGCCAGGGCACCACGCTGGTGGACGCGGACCTGGAGGTCCAGGCGCTCGATGACTCGCTGCGGCCCCTGTCCCAGCGCGTCCCGGTGGTCCGGAGCTCGGGCGAGTTCCTGCTGGCACTGTCTCCCTTGGCGGCGAAGCTGGAGCACGTGCTCGTCCAGGTGACCGTGCCTCGCGCGGACACGCTGGTGCCCCAGAAGACCTTCACCGTGGATCCGCGCCCCGGCGTCACCGCGCCCCTGGAGCTCGGCGACTACGGCGAGGGGGTGACGGTGCAAGGCCTCGTGGTGAACCGGGAAAAACTGCCCGTGGCCAACGCCTCCGTGTACCTCCAGGGCAAGGTGGGCGGCGGAGGCGAGTTCCGCAGCCGCAGCGCCACCACCGACGCGAACGGGCGCTTCGAGCTGCTCTCGCTCCCCAGCCACCCCGACACCCCGCTCACCCTCTATGCGGTTCCGCCGGCCAGCACCCCCGCCGGCCTCATCCTGGTGTCCACCGCCATTCCCCGCGGAGGCATCACACTCCAGGACATCGTCTGTCCGGACAAGATCGTCGCCAGTGGCACGCTGATGCGGCCCGAGGGACTCCCCGCCGCAGGCGTTCGCGTGGTGGCCGAGCCCGTGGGCGAGGTGACGGGCTGGCCTCGCCCTGCGGTGAACACGGAGGCGGAGTCCGCCACGGACGAGGACGGCCGCTACCGCCTGCGGCTGGATCCCGGCGAGTACCGCTTCGACTTCATCCCCGCCGAGAACCTGCCGCGCGTCAGCCGCTTCGTCACGGTGCTGCCCTCGGTGGATCTGGAGGTGGCGCCCTTCACCCTGTCGAAGGGGCGGCGCATCACCGGACGGGTGAAGCTGTCCGAGCCGGATCTGTCCAACCCCACCTCCGCCGCCGCGTACGCCTTCATCCGCTTCTTCCGCGTGGTGAACGTGGAGGGCAAGCCCACCGCCGTGCTGCTGGCCCAGGCCGTGGCCGACAGCGCCGGCAGCTACGCGGCCACCCTGCCCACGCGCTGA
- a CDS encoding serine/threonine-protein kinase, with protein sequence MTLVGRQIGRYRILEQLGSGGMSVVYKGLDTALDREVAVKVLHPHLAGRDESRRRLAREAKAVARLHHPNILEVFDFSAADAQNAYIVTEYIRGRTLRQYLDEGGIDPPEIAAMIIHELAAALAHAHEEGVIHRDLKPENVMVREDGVLKLMDFGIAKLLETEERMTVTGTLVGSPAHMAPEIIEGLEAGPEADVFSLGIMLYAFVTGRLPFTASNTTATLKRILDGTYEDPRRRVASLSDELAEIIARCLQRDRHHRYPSAGGLRDALADYLTGLGFPRVNEELASFFADPPSYKKAARQRIVTVLLERSEHLLAEKRTPRALASLNQVLALDAQNTRALALLDGLNRAKRRKLWIKRGIQSGVALVVLAVLGTGGYFLLSSEPDTGEPARPEAPPPDPPTRPTNPVPTPPESPTAPQAADPGLNTPLQPPTPLPVPTEEEPSDDAATHKKPVVRPEPRIEAPRPSKVRTSILVRPYGAVQVDNEAPSPQPLAQHDLELTPGQHTVTVRCEWCEDAVETINVVPGTENVFRLRAQLKPSKLSFDYQPAEAQVRVGEERRTARESQERPFDIRSPRGPASFQHRVEYEVSHPGYRTEKRVVMVEPGKPITLRGSLVAE encoded by the coding sequence ATGACGCTCGTTGGCCGCCAGATCGGTCGCTACCGCATCCTCGAGCAGCTCGGCTCGGGGGGCATGAGCGTCGTGTACAAGGGGCTCGACACCGCCCTGGATCGCGAAGTGGCGGTGAAGGTGCTGCACCCGCACCTGGCCGGAAGGGACGAGTCCCGCCGCCGCCTCGCCCGCGAGGCCAAGGCCGTGGCCCGGCTCCACCACCCCAACATCCTCGAGGTCTTCGACTTCTCCGCCGCCGACGCGCAGAACGCGTACATCGTCACCGAGTACATCCGCGGCCGCACGCTGCGGCAGTACCTGGACGAGGGCGGCATCGATCCGCCCGAGATCGCCGCGATGATCATCCACGAGCTGGCCGCGGCGCTCGCCCACGCCCACGAGGAAGGCGTCATCCACCGCGACCTCAAGCCCGAGAACGTCATGGTGCGCGAGGACGGCGTCCTCAAGCTCATGGACTTCGGGATCGCCAAGCTCCTGGAGACCGAGGAGCGGATGACCGTCACCGGCACGCTGGTGGGCTCGCCCGCCCACATGGCCCCCGAGATCATCGAGGGCCTGGAGGCCGGCCCCGAGGCGGACGTGTTCTCACTGGGCATCATGCTCTACGCCTTCGTCACGGGCCGGCTGCCCTTCACCGCGTCCAACACGACGGCCACGCTCAAGCGCATCCTGGACGGGACCTACGAGGATCCGCGCCGCCGGGTAGCCTCGCTCTCGGACGAGCTGGCGGAGATCATCGCCCGATGTCTCCAGCGTGACCGGCACCACCGCTACCCGAGCGCGGGCGGCCTGCGCGATGCGCTCGCGGACTACCTCACCGGCTTGGGCTTCCCTCGCGTCAACGAGGAACTGGCTTCCTTCTTCGCCGACCCGCCCTCCTATAAGAAGGCCGCCCGTCAGCGCATCGTCACCGTGCTGCTGGAGCGCAGCGAGCACCTGCTCGCCGAGAAGCGCACCCCGCGCGCACTGGCCAGCCTCAACCAAGTCCTCGCCCTGGATGCGCAGAACACCCGGGCCCTGGCGCTCCTCGATGGGCTCAACCGCGCCAAGCGCCGCAAGCTGTGGATCAAGCGCGGCATCCAGTCCGGCGTGGCGCTCGTAGTCCTCGCGGTGCTCGGAACAGGCGGGTACTTCCTCCTGAGCTCGGAGCCAGACACCGGCGAGCCCGCGCGGCCGGAGGCACCCCCTCCTGACCCGCCAACCCGGCCCACCAACCCGGTCCCAACGCCCCCCGAGTCCCCCACGGCTCCGCAGGCGGCCGATCCTGGGCTGAACACGCCCCTCCAGCCTCCCACTCCGCTCCCCGTTCCCACCGAGGAGGAGCCCTCGGACGATGCGGCCACCCACAAGAAGCCCGTGGTACGCCCCGAACCCCGGATCGAGGCTCCCCGCCCCTCCAAGGTGCGCACGTCCATCCTCGTGCGTCCCTATGGCGCCGTTCAGGTGGACAACGAGGCTCCGAGCCCACAGCCCCTGGCGCAGCATGATCTGGAGCTGACGCCCGGCCAGCACACCGTCACCGTGCGCTGCGAGTGGTGCGAGGACGCAGTGGAGACCATCAACGTGGTTCCGGGCACGGAGAACGTCTTCCGGCTGCGCGCCCAGCTCAAGCCCTCGAAGCTGTCCTTCGACTACCAGCCCGCCGAGGCCCAGGTGCGCGTGGGCGAGGAGCGGCGAACCGCCCGCGAGAGCCAGGAGCGCCCGTTCGACATCCGCTCGCCTCGGGGGCCCGCCAGCTTCCAGCACCGCGTGGAGTATGAAGTGAGCCACCCCGGCTACCGGACCGAGAAGCGCGTGGTCATGGTCGAGCCGGGCAAACCCATCACCCTACGAGGGAGCCTCGTCGCCGAATGA
- a CDS encoding ester cyclase, which translates to MSESLSSAEKLASSLWDKHLESEFAHKSPEEALSTMTDNPRVTIVSTMVGGRGTEELRTFYAKHFLNQLPPDLEVTSVSRTVGTHRVVDELVVKFTHSIQMDWVLPGVPPTGKYIEFAMVVVVYIENGRISAEHLYWDTASMMKQAGLITDPKLPILGAEHARNMVNNTAPLNELIHRAQR; encoded by the coding sequence ATGAGTGAGTCTTTGTCGTCCGCGGAGAAGTTGGCCTCTTCTCTCTGGGACAAGCACCTGGAGTCGGAGTTCGCCCACAAGAGCCCCGAGGAGGCGCTGTCGACGATGACGGACAACCCGCGGGTGACCATCGTCTCGACCATGGTGGGCGGACGAGGCACCGAGGAGCTCCGCACGTTCTACGCCAAGCACTTCCTGAACCAGCTGCCGCCGGATCTCGAGGTCACCTCCGTGTCTCGGACGGTGGGCACCCACCGCGTGGTGGATGAGCTCGTGGTCAAGTTCACCCACAGCATCCAGATGGACTGGGTGCTGCCCGGCGTTCCGCCGACGGGCAAGTACATCGAGTTCGCGATGGTGGTGGTGGTCTACATCGAGAACGGCCGGATCTCGGCGGAGCACCTCTACTGGGACACCGCTTCGATGATGAAACAGGCGGGGCTGATCACCGATCCGAAGCTGCCCATTCTCGGGGCCGAGCACGCGCGAAACATGGTGAACAACACCGCGCCGCTCAACGAGCTCATCCACCGCGCTCAGCGCTGA
- a CDS encoding tetratricopeptide repeat protein, protein MTPEARAEMQARAERALRRGELSDAVSLYETLVQSFPSDEALAQKLALLRESLQPMELAKSKPPPREQPLPLGPSSPVQEGERLFALGDYAGAAAAYRRALQERPGNDLIQERLVELYRLATASPTHSPTDRALPKEREHRLQALLDRLAARRRLKRE, encoded by the coding sequence ATGACCCCTGAAGCCCGGGCCGAGATGCAGGCGCGAGCAGAACGTGCCCTGCGGCGCGGAGAACTATCCGATGCGGTGAGCCTCTACGAGACGCTCGTCCAGTCGTTCCCCTCGGACGAAGCCCTCGCCCAGAAGCTCGCCCTCCTCCGCGAGTCCCTCCAGCCCATGGAACTCGCCAAGTCCAAGCCACCCCCACGCGAGCAACCCCTGCCACTCGGCCCCTCCTCCCCCGTCCAAGAGGGCGAGCGGCTCTTCGCCCTCGGCGACTATGCCGGTGCCGCCGCCGCCTACCGCCGCGCCCTCCAAGAGCGCCCCGGCAACGATCTCATCCAGGAACGCCTCGTGGAGCTGTACCGGCTGGCCACCGCCTCGCCTACACACTCCCCCACCGATCGCGCCCTCCCCAAGGAGCGTGAACATCGCCTCCAGGCCCTGTTGGATCGGCTGGCCGCCCGGCGACGTCTCAAGCGCGAGTGA
- a CDS encoding sigma-54-dependent Fis family transcriptional regulator yields the protein MASLSVRTPDGKVRTLPLIKRLTSIGRGPDNDIALDDPTVPESALHVQFDGSRFTVGSLGATFQVNGKKRDSHVLASQDTIRVGGTELTFSRDDTPVVRTTPTPTPPPESVTSDESHTAEIPGVPGRELAMLRRLTTFSERLLGSYDLDKLLENLMDEVIEVTRADKGFLILMESNEPRVKVARNLARENIEDAVEKLSDSIISKVVKDQKPIIIADAIDTPEFKASESVVNLKVHSVMCVPLTHKGELFGLIYVGNDRLVNRFEPKSLDMLTIFAAQASLILHNALLVNELKLDNTELRKKLEDQRYGDIVGSCQGMREVFKRIDKIALTDISVLITGETGTGKELIAREIHRHSPRAKGPFITINCGAIPENLLESELFGHVKGAFTGAVATRPGKFQAAIGGTLFLDEIGEMPLQLQVKLLRALQEKVVYKVGDNRGEAVDIRVVAATNKILEEEVKKNTFREDLYYRLNVVTLKLPPLRERGEDVIVLGKFFLQKYSKEFSSKVKGFTPAATVAMKKYAWPGNIRELENRIKKAVVLSDKPLLGADDLDLKPENLDPIMPLLQAKEEFQKRYINEVLARNNGNRTKTAKDLGVDPRTIFRHLEKLEAEKSGKPLPPEEEELL from the coding sequence ATGGCCAGTCTCAGCGTCCGCACCCCCGACGGCAAGGTCCGCACGCTCCCCCTGATCAAGCGCCTCACCAGCATCGGACGAGGGCCGGACAACGACATCGCCCTGGACGACCCCACCGTGCCGGAGAGCGCCCTCCACGTGCAGTTCGACGGCAGCCGCTTCACCGTGGGCAGCCTCGGGGCCACGTTCCAGGTCAACGGCAAGAAGCGCGACTCGCACGTGCTGGCCTCGCAGGACACCATCCGCGTGGGCGGCACCGAGCTGACGTTCTCCCGGGATGACACGCCCGTGGTCCGTACGACACCCACGCCCACGCCGCCGCCGGAGTCCGTCACCTCGGACGAGTCCCACACCGCAGAGATCCCCGGCGTCCCCGGCCGCGAGCTGGCCATGCTGCGCCGGCTCACCACCTTCAGCGAGCGGCTGCTGGGCAGCTATGACCTGGACAAGCTCCTCGAGAACCTGATGGACGAGGTCATCGAGGTGACGCGCGCGGACAAGGGCTTCCTCATCCTGATGGAGAGCAACGAGCCGCGCGTGAAGGTGGCGCGCAACCTCGCGCGGGAGAACATCGAGGACGCGGTGGAGAAGCTGTCAGACTCCATCATCTCCAAGGTGGTGAAGGACCAGAAGCCGATCATCATCGCGGACGCCATCGACACGCCCGAGTTCAAGGCCAGCGAGTCCGTGGTGAATCTCAAGGTCCACTCCGTCATGTGCGTGCCGCTGACGCACAAGGGCGAGCTCTTCGGCCTGATCTACGTGGGCAATGACCGGCTGGTGAACCGCTTCGAGCCCAAGAGCCTCGACATGCTCACCATCTTCGCCGCGCAGGCCTCGCTCATCCTGCACAACGCGCTGCTGGTGAACGAGCTCAAGCTCGACAACACCGAGCTGCGCAAGAAGCTGGAGGACCAGCGCTACGGCGACATCGTCGGCTCGTGCCAGGGCATGCGCGAGGTGTTCAAGCGCATCGACAAGATCGCGCTCACGGACATCTCCGTGCTGATCACGGGAGAGACGGGCACCGGCAAGGAGCTGATCGCCCGGGAGATCCACCGGCACTCGCCGCGCGCCAAGGGCCCGTTCATCACCATCAACTGCGGCGCCATCCCGGAGAACCTCCTGGAGAGCGAGCTGTTCGGCCACGTGAAGGGCGCCTTCACGGGCGCCGTGGCGACCCGGCCTGGCAAGTTCCAGGCGGCCATCGGCGGCACGCTCTTCCTGGACGAGATCGGCGAGATGCCACTCCAGCTCCAGGTGAAGCTGCTGCGCGCGCTGCAGGAGAAGGTCGTCTACAAGGTCGGCGACAACCGCGGCGAGGCAGTGGACATCCGCGTGGTGGCCGCGACGAACAAGATCCTCGAGGAGGAGGTGAAGAAGAACACCTTCCGCGAGGACCTCTACTACCGGCTCAACGTCGTCACCCTGAAGCTGCCCCCGCTGCGCGAGCGCGGCGAGGACGTGATCGTCCTGGGCAAGTTCTTCCTGCAGAAGTACTCCAAGGAGTTCAGCTCCAAGGTGAAGGGCTTCACCCCCGCGGCCACCGTGGCCATGAAGAAGTACGCGTGGCCGGGCAACATCCGCGAGCTGGAGAACCGCATCAAGAAGGCCGTGGTGCTGTCCGACAAGCCGCTCCTCGGCGCGGACGATCTGGACCTCAAGCCGGAGAACCTGGACCCCATCATGCCCCTGCTCCAGGCCAAGGAAGAGTTCCAGAAGCGCTACATCAACGAGGTGCTCGCCCGGAACAACGGCAACCGCACCAAGACGGCCAAGGACCTGGGCGTCGACCCGCGCACCATCTTCCGCCACCTGGAGAAGCTGGAGGCCGAGAAGTCAGGCAAGCCCTTGCCTCCCGAGGAGGAGGAGCTGCTCTAG
- a CDS encoding putative quinol monooxygenase codes for MQDEIVYVVAKLQARAGKEEALWKLIEPLVEPTRKEKGCRSYMALRDRSSPTVLTLVEEWDTEADLNTHLALPHLQKVFAQFADLLASPPEIIRYRRLA; via the coding sequence ATGCAGGATGAGATCGTCTACGTCGTCGCGAAGCTGCAGGCCCGGGCCGGTAAGGAAGAGGCCCTCTGGAAGTTGATCGAGCCGCTCGTCGAGCCGACTCGGAAGGAGAAGGGCTGCCGCAGCTACATGGCGCTGAGGGATCGGAGCAGCCCCACGGTGCTCACGCTCGTGGAGGAGTGGGACACCGAGGCCGATCTGAACACGCACCTGGCGCTGCCGCACCTTCAGAAGGTCTTCGCCCAGTTCGCGGACCTGCTGGCGTCGCCTCCGGAGATCATCCGGTACCGACGGCTCGCCTGA